The following are from one region of the Stenotrophomonas lactitubi genome:
- a CDS encoding GNAT family N-acetyltransferase produces the protein MPANSLLFPGLPLHSARLVLSPIRRDDAAALFALQSDPDVMHWWNHPAWTRPAEARAQIDDDLAAQATGTQLKLALRESVDGPLLGICVVFALDRDAARAEIGYLLAPGRQGHGYMHEALQRVLAYLFNTLQLHRVEAEIDPRNEASAHVLERLGFHREGLLRQRWRIRGELADSAVYGLLADDAAPAATSA, from the coding sequence TTGCCCGCCAACTCGCTGCTGTTTCCCGGGCTGCCGCTGCACAGCGCGCGCCTGGTGCTGAGTCCCATCCGCCGCGATGACGCCGCGGCCCTGTTCGCCCTGCAGTCCGACCCGGACGTGATGCACTGGTGGAACCACCCGGCATGGACGCGCCCCGCCGAAGCACGTGCGCAGATCGACGACGACCTGGCCGCACAGGCTACCGGCACGCAGTTGAAGCTGGCCCTGCGCGAATCGGTGGACGGCCCGCTGCTGGGCATCTGCGTGGTGTTTGCGCTGGATCGCGACGCCGCCCGCGCCGAAATAGGCTATCTGCTTGCACCTGGCAGGCAGGGCCACGGCTACATGCATGAAGCGCTGCAGCGGGTGCTGGCCTATCTGTTCAACACCCTGCAACTGCATCGGGTGGAAGCCGAGATCGATCCACGCAACGAGGCCTCGGCACATGTGCTCGAACGCCTGGGTTTCCACCGCGAAGGCCTGCTGCGGCAGCGCTGGCGTATCCGCGGTGAACTGGCGGACTCGGCCGTGTATGGGCTGCTGGCCGACGACGCTGCGCCAGCTGCCACCTCGGCTTGA
- the parE gene encoding DNA topoisomerase IV subunit B, which yields MNARYNAADIEVLSGLDPVKRRPGMYTDTARPNHLAQEVIDNSVDEALAGHARSIEITLFKDGSVEVSDDGRGMPVDIHPEEKIPGVELILTRLHAGGKFNNNNYTFSGGLHGVGVSVVNALSTLVEIHIKREGAEHRITFRNGDRASPLEVVGTVGKKNTGTRLRFWPDPKYFDTPKFAVRALKHLLRAKAVLCPGLTVKLTDEATGEVDTWYYEDGLRDYLKMELGDRESLPADLFVGNLKKDTEIVDWAVAWLPEGELVQESYVNLIPTAQHGTHANGLRTGLTEALREFCDFRNLLPRGVKLAPEDVWDRVSFVLSLKMTDPQFSGQTKERLSSRQAAGFVEGAAHDAFSLLLNQNVELGEKIAQIAIERASARLKTEKLVVRKKVTQGPALPGKLADCISQDLSRTELFLVEGDSAGGSAKQARDKDFQAILPLRGKILNTWEVSSNSVLASEEVHNLAVAIGCDPGKDDITGLRYGKVVILADADSDGLHIATLLTALFLKHFPALVDAGHVFVAMPPLFRIDVGKQVFYALDEEEKRSMLDKIEREKIKGAINVTRFKGLGEMNPPQLRESTIHPDTRRLVQLTVDDREQTSSLMDMLLAKKRASDRKGWLESKGDLASLEA from the coding sequence ATGAACGCCCGCTATAACGCCGCCGATATTGAAGTCCTGTCCGGCCTTGACCCGGTCAAGCGCCGCCCCGGCATGTATACCGACACCGCGCGCCCGAACCACCTGGCGCAGGAAGTGATCGACAACTCGGTGGACGAGGCCCTCGCAGGCCATGCCCGCTCGATCGAGATCACCCTGTTCAAGGACGGCAGCGTGGAGGTCAGCGATGACGGCCGCGGCATGCCGGTGGACATCCATCCGGAAGAGAAGATCCCGGGCGTCGAGCTGATCCTTACCCGCCTGCATGCCGGCGGCAAGTTCAACAACAACAACTACACCTTCTCCGGCGGCCTGCATGGCGTCGGCGTCAGCGTGGTCAATGCGCTGTCGACCCTGGTGGAAATCCACATCAAGCGCGAAGGTGCCGAACACCGCATCACCTTCCGCAACGGCGACCGCGCCTCGCCGCTGGAAGTGGTCGGCACCGTCGGCAAGAAGAACACCGGTACGCGCCTGCGTTTCTGGCCGGACCCGAAGTACTTCGATACGCCCAAGTTCGCGGTGCGTGCGCTCAAGCACCTGCTGCGCGCCAAGGCCGTGCTGTGCCCGGGCCTGACCGTCAAGCTGACCGACGAAGCCACCGGTGAAGTCGATACCTGGTATTACGAAGACGGCCTGCGCGACTACCTGAAGATGGAGCTGGGCGATCGCGAGTCGCTGCCGGCCGATCTGTTCGTCGGCAACCTGAAGAAAGACACCGAGATCGTGGACTGGGCCGTGGCCTGGCTGCCGGAAGGCGAACTGGTGCAGGAAAGCTACGTCAACCTGATCCCGACCGCGCAGCACGGCACCCACGCCAATGGCCTGCGCACCGGCCTGACCGAAGCGCTGCGCGAGTTCTGCGACTTCCGCAACCTGCTGCCGCGTGGCGTCAAGCTGGCCCCGGAAGACGTGTGGGACCGCGTGTCGTTCGTGCTGTCGCTGAAGATGACCGACCCGCAGTTCAGCGGCCAGACCAAGGAACGCCTGTCTTCGCGCCAGGCCGCAGGTTTCGTCGAAGGCGCCGCGCACGATGCGTTCAGCCTGCTGCTGAACCAGAACGTGGAGCTGGGCGAAAAGATCGCGCAGATCGCCATCGAGCGCGCCAGCGCGCGCCTGAAGACCGAGAAGCTGGTTGTCCGCAAGAAGGTCACCCAGGGCCCTGCCCTGCCCGGCAAGCTGGCCGACTGCATCAGCCAGGACCTGTCGCGCACCGAGTTGTTCCTGGTCGAGGGCGACTCGGCAGGCGGCAGCGCCAAGCAGGCCCGCGACAAGGATTTCCAGGCGATCCTGCCACTGCGCGGCAAGATCCTCAATACCTGGGAAGTGTCCTCCAACAGCGTGCTGGCCTCGGAGGAAGTACACAACCTGGCAGTGGCCATCGGCTGCGACCCGGGCAAGGATGACATCACCGGCCTGCGCTACGGCAAGGTGGTGATCCTGGCCGACGCCGACTCGGATGGCCTGCATATCGCCACCCTGCTGACCGCACTGTTCCTGAAGCACTTCCCGGCGCTGGTCGATGCCGGCCACGTGTTCGTGGCGATGCCGCCGCTGTTCCGCATCGACGTGGGCAAGCAGGTGTTCTACGCCCTGGATGAGGAAGAGAAGCGCTCGATGCTGGACAAGATCGAACGCGAGAAGATCAAGGGCGCCATCAACGTGACCCGCTTCAAGGGCCTGGGCGAGATGAATCCGCCGCAGCTGCGTGAATCCACCATCCACCCGGACACCCGTCGCCTGGTGCAGCTGACCGTCGACGATCGCGAGCAGACAAGCTCGCTGATGGACATGCTGCTGGCCAAGAAGCGCGCGTCGGATCGCAAGGGCTGGCTGGAGAGCAAGGGCGATCTGGCTTCGCTGGAAGCCTGA
- a CDS encoding CTP synthase: protein MTPLIFVTGGVVSSLGKGIAAASLAAILEARGLKVTMMKLDPYINVDPGTMSPFQHGEVYVTDDGAETDLDLGHYERFVRTRLSRKNSVTTGRIYEEVIRKERRGDYLGATVQVIPHITDEIRRCMDEATEGFDVALVEIGGTVGDIESLPFLEAIRQVRTERGPEKALFMHLTLVPYIAAAGELKTKPTQHSVKELRSIGIQPDVLLCRSEQPVPDSERRKIAQFTNVSERAVISVPDVDVLYRIPMGLHAQGLDEIVINQLKLADKAGPADLSMWEDAVDATLHPLDAVTIAVVGKYIDHQDAYKSVGEALKHGGLRQRTKVTLKWLEAQDLEGSDMSALADVDGILVPGGFGDRGFEGKVLTSQYAREQKVPYFGICYGMQAAVVDYARHVVGLEDANSTENDRQSPNPVIGLITEWRTATGDVEKRDDKSDLGGTMRLGLQEQRLKPGTLARELYGKDVVAERHRHRYEFNNRYRTQLEDAGLVIAGKSMDDTLVEVVELPRDQHPWFLACQAHPEFLSTPRDGHPLFIGFIRAARERKAGGKLLQEVRA, encoded by the coding sequence ATGACTCCCTTGATTTTCGTAACCGGCGGCGTGGTGTCCTCGCTCGGCAAAGGTATTGCCGCCGCGTCACTGGCCGCCATTCTCGAAGCGCGTGGCCTGAAGGTCACGATGATGAAGCTCGATCCGTACATCAACGTCGACCCGGGCACCATGAGCCCGTTCCAGCACGGTGAGGTGTATGTCACCGACGACGGCGCCGAAACCGATCTCGACCTGGGCCACTACGAGCGTTTCGTGCGCACCCGCCTGAGCCGCAAGAACTCGGTCACCACCGGTCGCATCTACGAAGAGGTGATCCGCAAGGAGCGCCGCGGCGACTACCTGGGCGCGACCGTGCAGGTCATTCCGCACATCACCGATGAGATCCGTCGCTGCATGGACGAAGCCACCGAGGGCTTCGACGTGGCCCTTGTGGAGATCGGTGGCACCGTCGGTGACATCGAGTCGCTGCCGTTCCTGGAGGCGATCCGCCAGGTGCGCACCGAGCGTGGCCCGGAAAAGGCACTGTTCATGCACCTCACCCTGGTGCCGTACATCGCCGCCGCGGGTGAACTGAAGACCAAGCCGACCCAGCACTCGGTGAAGGAACTGCGCTCGATCGGCATCCAGCCGGATGTGCTGCTGTGCCGCTCGGAACAGCCGGTGCCGGATTCGGAGCGTCGCAAGATCGCCCAGTTCACCAACGTCTCCGAGCGCGCGGTGATCAGCGTGCCCGACGTCGATGTGCTGTACCGCATTCCGATGGGCCTGCACGCACAGGGCCTGGACGAGATCGTCATCAACCAGCTGAAGCTGGCCGACAAGGCCGGCCCGGCCGACCTTTCGATGTGGGAAGACGCCGTCGATGCCACCCTGCATCCGCTGGATGCGGTGACCATCGCGGTGGTTGGCAAGTACATCGACCACCAGGACGCCTACAAGTCGGTCGGCGAGGCGCTCAAGCACGGTGGCCTGCGCCAGCGCACCAAGGTCACCCTGAAGTGGCTGGAAGCGCAGGACCTGGAAGGCAGCGACATGTCCGCGCTGGCTGATGTCGACGGCATCCTGGTGCCGGGTGGTTTCGGCGACCGTGGCTTCGAAGGCAAGGTCCTCACCTCGCAGTACGCCCGTGAGCAGAAGGTGCCGTACTTCGGCATCTGCTACGGCATGCAGGCTGCCGTGGTCGACTACGCGCGCCACGTGGTGGGCCTGGAAGACGCCAACAGCACCGAGAACGATCGCCAGTCGCCTAACCCGGTGATCGGCCTGATCACCGAGTGGCGCACCGCCACCGGCGACGTGGAAAAGCGTGACGACAAGAGCGACCTGGGCGGCACCATGCGCCTGGGCCTGCAGGAGCAGCGCCTGAAGCCGGGCACGCTGGCCCGCGAGCTGTACGGCAAGGACGTGGTCGCCGAGCGTCACCGCCACCGTTACGAGTTCAACAACCGCTACCGCACCCAGCTGGAAGACGCGGGCCTGGTGATCGCCGGCAAGTCGATGGATGACACTCTGGTGGAAGTGGTTGAGCTGCCGCGCGACCAGCATCCGTGGTTCCTGGCCTGCCAGGCGCACCCGGAATTCCTGTCCACCCCGCGTGATGGCCACCCGCTGTTCATCGGCTTCATCCGTGCCGCGCGCGAGCGCAAGGCCGGTGGCAAGCTGCTGCAGGAAGTGCGCGCCTGA
- the kdsA gene encoding 3-deoxy-8-phosphooctulonate synthase, with product MKLCGFEVGLDQPLFLIAGPCVIESMQLQLDTAGKLKEVTDKLGVNFIFKSSFDKANRTSGTAFRGPGMEEGLKVLAEVKKQIGVPVLTDVHEYTPMDEVASVVDVLQTPAFLVRQTDFIRKVCSAGKPVNIKKGQFLAPWDMKPVVEKAKATGNEQIMVCERGASFGYNNLVSDMRSLAVMRDTGCPVVFDATHSVQLPGGQGTSSGGQREHVPVLARAAVAVGISGLFAETHPDPSKALSDGPNAWPLDQMEALLETLMELDAVTKKHGFSRFA from the coding sequence ATGAAACTGTGTGGATTCGAGGTCGGGCTGGACCAGCCCCTGTTCCTGATCGCCGGCCCCTGCGTGATCGAGTCGATGCAGCTGCAGCTGGATACCGCCGGCAAGCTGAAGGAAGTGACCGACAAGCTCGGTGTGAACTTCATCTTCAAGTCCAGCTTCGACAAGGCAAACCGCACCTCCGGCACGGCCTTCCGTGGCCCGGGCATGGAAGAGGGCCTGAAGGTGCTGGCCGAGGTCAAGAAGCAGATCGGCGTGCCGGTGCTGACCGACGTGCACGAGTACACCCCGATGGACGAAGTGGCCTCGGTGGTGGACGTGCTGCAGACCCCGGCGTTCCTGGTCCGCCAGACCGACTTCATCCGCAAGGTGTGCTCGGCCGGCAAGCCGGTCAACATCAAGAAGGGCCAGTTCCTGGCGCCGTGGGACATGAAGCCCGTTGTCGAGAAGGCCAAGGCCACCGGCAACGAGCAGATCATGGTCTGCGAGCGTGGCGCCAGCTTCGGCTACAACAACCTGGTCAGCGACATGCGTTCGCTGGCGGTGATGCGCGATACCGGCTGCCCGGTGGTGTTCGATGCCACCCATTCGGTACAGCTGCCGGGCGGGCAGGGCACCAGTTCCGGCGGCCAGCGCGAGCATGTGCCGGTACTGGCTCGCGCCGCGGTTGCCGTGGGCATCTCCGGCCTGTTCGCCGAGACCCATCCGGACCCGTCCAAGGCGTTGTCCGATGGCCCCAATGCGTGGCCGCTGGATCAGATGGAAGCCCTGCTCGAGACCCTGATGGAGCTTGACGCGGTGACCAAGAAGCACGGCTTCTCGCGCTTCGCGTGA
- the eno gene encoding phosphopyruvate hydratase — MSTIRSIHAREILDSRGNPTLEAEVTLEDGSFGRAAVPSGASTGTKEAVELRDGDKTRYLGKGVRKAVDNVNGAIANALKGFEATDQAGLDRRLIDLDGTENKGRLGANALLGVSMAAAHAAAASSKQALWQYLASKTGATPSLPVPMMNIINGGAHADNNVDFQEFMVLPVGFTSFSEALRAGTEIFHSLKSVLKGHGLSTAVGDEGGFAPDFRSNVEALDTILEAIGKAGYTAGEDVLLGLDVASSEFFENGKYNLVGENKRLTSEQFVDFLADWAAQYPIITIEDGLAENDWAGWKLLTDRIGKKVQLVGDDLFVTNPKIFQEGIDSGTANAILIKVNQIGTLSETLEAIAMADRAGYAAVVSHRSGETEDTTIADISVATTATQIKTGSLCRSDRVAKYNQLLRIEEALGAGARYAGRDAFVSLKR, encoded by the coding sequence ATGAGTACGATCCGCAGCATCCATGCCCGTGAAATCCTCGACAGCCGTGGCAACCCCACGCTGGAAGCCGAAGTCACCCTGGAGGACGGTTCGTTCGGTCGCGCCGCGGTTCCCTCCGGCGCATCGACCGGCACCAAGGAAGCGGTGGAGCTGCGTGACGGCGACAAGACCCGTTACCTCGGCAAGGGCGTGCGCAAGGCCGTCGACAACGTCAACGGCGCCATCGCCAACGCACTGAAGGGCTTCGAGGCCACCGACCAGGCCGGCCTGGACCGTCGCCTGATCGATCTGGATGGCACCGAGAACAAGGGCCGCCTGGGCGCCAACGCACTGCTGGGTGTTTCCATGGCCGCCGCGCACGCCGCCGCTGCCTCCAGCAAGCAGGCACTGTGGCAGTACCTGGCCAGCAAGACCGGCGCGACCCCGTCGCTGCCGGTGCCGATGATGAACATCATCAACGGCGGCGCGCACGCCGACAACAACGTCGATTTCCAGGAATTCATGGTGCTGCCGGTCGGCTTCACCTCGTTCTCCGAAGCGCTGCGTGCCGGCACCGAAATCTTCCATTCGCTGAAGTCGGTGCTGAAGGGCCACGGCCTGAGCACGGCGGTGGGCGACGAAGGCGGCTTCGCGCCGGACTTCCGCAGCAACGTCGAAGCGCTGGACACCATCCTTGAAGCCATCGGCAAGGCCGGCTACACCGCCGGTGAAGACGTGCTGCTGGGCCTGGACGTGGCCTCCAGCGAGTTCTTCGAGAACGGCAAGTACAACCTGGTCGGCGAGAACAAGCGCCTGACCTCCGAGCAGTTCGTCGACTTCCTCGCCGACTGGGCCGCGCAGTACCCGATCATCACCATCGAAGACGGCCTGGCCGAGAACGACTGGGCGGGCTGGAAGCTGCTGACCGATCGCATCGGCAAGAAGGTGCAGCTGGTCGGCGACGATCTGTTCGTCACCAATCCGAAGATCTTCCAGGAAGGCATCGATTCGGGCACCGCCAACGCGATCCTGATCAAGGTCAACCAGATCGGCACCCTCAGCGAAACCCTCGAAGCGATCGCCATGGCCGACCGTGCCGGTTACGCCGCCGTGGTCTCGCACCGTTCGGGTGAAACCGAAGACACCACCATCGCCGATATCTCGGTGGCCACCACTGCCACCCAGATCAAGACCGGCTCGCTGTGCCGCAGCGATCGCGTGGCCAAGTACAACCAGCTGCTGCGCATCGAGGAAGCTCTCGGTGCCGGCGCGCGTTACGCTGGTCGTGACGCGTTCGTGTCGCTGAAGCGCTGA
- the ftsB gene encoding cell division protein FtsB translates to MRDWRWLLLLLALLLAWLQYRFWFGPGNSGEVMMLEAQVANQERDNDGLQQRNDALAAEVKDLKEGQSAIEERARSELGMIKPGEKFYRVVEDAPTRPAQPAPVTAQAGDHPADVP, encoded by the coding sequence ATGCGCGACTGGCGCTGGCTGCTGTTGTTGCTGGCCCTGCTGCTGGCATGGCTGCAGTACCGTTTCTGGTTCGGCCCGGGCAATTCGGGTGAAGTGATGATGCTCGAAGCCCAGGTCGCCAACCAGGAGCGGGACAATGACGGTCTGCAGCAGCGTAACGATGCGCTTGCTGCTGAAGTGAAGGACCTCAAGGAAGGCCAGTCCGCCATCGAAGAACGCGCGCGCAGCGAGCTGGGCATGATCAAGCCCGGCGAGAAGTTCTATCGCGTCGTGGAAGATGCACCAACGCGTCCGGCGCAGCCTGCGCCGGTCACGGCCCAGGCCGGTGACCATCCGGCAGACGTGCCATGA
- the ispD gene encoding 2-C-methyl-D-erythritol 4-phosphate cytidylyltransferase, whose translation MSAAIWVVVPAAGRGTRFGAPLPKQYLQAGGQTLLAHTLDTLLAHPAVAGAMVVIGADDADWPGWTEWAGKPVLTCTGGATRAASVLAGLQALPDSVRADEFVLVHDAARPNLSQADLGRLLEVGRTDPVGAILAAPVRDTLKRAGDDGGIDGTEPRERLWRALTPQLFRRHQLIRALSEAAAAGIDVTDDAMAMERQGQRPLLVEGSEDNFKVTTPADLDRFEFVLSRRAG comes from the coding sequence ATGAGCGCGGCGATCTGGGTGGTTGTTCCGGCCGCAGGGCGCGGCACGCGTTTTGGTGCGCCGTTGCCCAAGCAGTACCTGCAGGCTGGCGGGCAGACCCTGCTCGCCCATACCCTGGACACGCTGCTGGCACACCCGGCCGTGGCCGGGGCGATGGTGGTGATCGGTGCGGACGATGCTGACTGGCCGGGCTGGACCGAATGGGCCGGCAAGCCGGTGCTGACCTGCACCGGTGGCGCCACCCGCGCCGCCTCGGTGCTGGCGGGGCTGCAGGCCCTGCCGGACAGTGTGCGTGCCGATGAATTCGTCCTGGTGCACGACGCGGCGCGTCCGAACCTGTCGCAGGCCGATCTTGGCCGCCTGCTGGAAGTAGGGCGTACCGACCCGGTCGGCGCCATTCTGGCCGCGCCGGTGCGCGACACGCTCAAGCGTGCTGGCGACGATGGCGGCATCGATGGCACCGAACCGCGTGAGCGCCTGTGGCGTGCACTGACGCCGCAGCTGTTCCGCCGTCACCAGCTGATCCGCGCCTTGTCCGAAGCGGCCGCCGCCGGTATCGACGTCACCGACGACGCCATGGCCATGGAGCGCCAGGGCCAGCGCCCGCTGCTGGTGGAAGGCAGCGAGGACAACTTCAAGGTCACCACCCCGGCCGATCTCGATCGTTTCGAATTCGTACTCTCCCGCCGCGCCGGCTGA
- the ispF gene encoding 2-C-methyl-D-erythritol 2,4-cyclodiphosphate synthase, producing the protein MSTSPFPPVRIGQGYDVHAFGEGDHIMLGGVAVPHSCGVLAHSDGDVILHALCDAMLGAIALGDIGQHFPPSDDRWKGADSSEFVRHCDSLLRERGWRVGNTDITVICERPKVGPHALAMRERIGELLQLPLDAVSVKATTSEKLGFTGRGEGIAAQAVVLLVAA; encoded by the coding sequence ATGAGCACCTCCCCGTTCCCGCCCGTCCGTATCGGTCAGGGCTACGACGTCCATGCCTTCGGTGAAGGCGACCACATCATGCTCGGCGGCGTTGCGGTACCGCACAGCTGCGGCGTGCTTGCGCACAGCGATGGCGACGTGATCCTGCATGCGCTGTGCGACGCCATGCTTGGCGCGATCGCGCTGGGTGACATCGGCCAGCACTTCCCGCCCAGCGACGACCGCTGGAAGGGCGCGGACAGCAGCGAGTTCGTGCGCCACTGCGACAGCCTGCTGCGCGAGCGCGGCTGGCGTGTCGGCAACACCGACATCACCGTGATCTGCGAGCGGCCCAAGGTCGGCCCGCATGCCCTGGCCATGCGTGAGCGCATCGGTGAACTGCTGCAGCTGCCGTTGGATGCGGTCAGCGTCAAGGCCACCACGTCCGAGAAGCTGGGCTTCACCGGCCGCGGCGAAGGCATCGCCGCGCAGGCAGTCGTCCTGCTGGTGGCCGCATGA
- the truD gene encoding tRNA pseudouridine(13) synthase TruD, translating into MIPLPLAFGAPLLQARIRTTPEDFQVDELPAFEATGEGEHLLLHIRKRGANTMHVAKVLAKWAGLPEMAVSYAGMKDRNAVTTQRFSVHLPKRVAPDLAELASDEIEVIESTWHNRKLQRGALAGNRFKLVLRDVQGDAAAIDERLQQIATRGLPNWFGEQRFGRDGGNVPAALAMFGGRRMRKDQRSLLLSAARSALFNRVLAARVEHGSWDQPLQGEVWMLDGSRSVFGPEPYSDVLAERLARFDIHPSAPLWGEGELRSTDAARELELAALDDDESKALRVGLEEARLKQERRALRLRPALLQHQWLAADVLELSFALPPGCYATAVLHELGPIEDASQA; encoded by the coding sequence ATGATCCCGCTGCCGCTGGCCTTCGGCGCGCCGCTGCTGCAGGCGCGCATCCGCACCACGCCGGAAGACTTCCAGGTCGATGAACTACCGGCCTTCGAGGCGACGGGTGAAGGTGAGCATCTGCTGCTGCATATCCGCAAGCGTGGTGCGAACACGATGCACGTGGCCAAGGTGCTGGCCAAGTGGGCGGGTCTGCCGGAAATGGCGGTCAGCTATGCCGGCATGAAGGATCGCAATGCGGTCACCACCCAGCGCTTCAGTGTGCATCTGCCCAAGCGCGTCGCGCCGGACCTGGCCGAACTGGCCAGTGACGAGATCGAGGTGATCGAGTCCACCTGGCACAACCGCAAGCTGCAGCGCGGTGCGCTGGCGGGCAACCGCTTCAAGCTGGTGCTGCGCGATGTGCAGGGTGACGCCGCGGCAATCGACGAGCGCCTGCAGCAGATTGCCACGCGCGGCCTGCCGAACTGGTTCGGCGAGCAGCGCTTCGGTCGTGATGGCGGCAATGTACCGGCCGCGCTGGCGATGTTCGGGGGCCGCCGCATGCGCAAGGACCAGCGTTCGCTGCTGTTGTCGGCCGCCCGTTCGGCGCTGTTCAACCGGGTGCTGGCCGCGCGCGTGGAGCACGGCAGCTGGGACCAGCCGCTGCAGGGTGAAGTGTGGATGCTGGACGGCAGCCGCAGCGTGTTCGGTCCCGAGCCGTACAGCGACGTGCTGGCCGAGCGCCTGGCGCGCTTCGACATCCACCCCAGCGCCCCGCTGTGGGGCGAGGGTGAGCTGCGCAGCACTGACGCCGCCCGTGAGCTGGAACTGGCAGCGCTGGATGATGACGAATCCAAGGCGCTGCGTGTCGGCCTGGAAGAGGCGCGGCTGAAGCAGGAGCGACGCGCGCTGCGGCTGCGTCCGGCACTGCTGCAGCACCAGTGGTTGGCCGCTGACGTGCTGGAGCTGTCCTTCGCGCTACCGCCGGGCTGCTACGCCACGGCCGTCCTGCACGAGCTCGGGCCCATCGAAGACGCGTCGCAGGCCTGA
- a CDS encoding Smr/MutS family protein has translation MSHPEDEDPAALFRAAIGEVTPLRKEVEPAPAAPRPKPRARMAERDDAEAAGEFARLLRDNTPLEAGDVASYRRDNLPPRLFQRLKRGQYSVQDELDLHGATAAQAETMLRQFLLEAHAHEYGCVRIIHGKGLQSDGSAPVLKNLVDRLLRLRNDVLAFHSAPTGQGGTGAVLVLLARR, from the coding sequence ATGTCGCACCCTGAAGACGAAGATCCGGCTGCCTTGTTCCGTGCAGCCATCGGCGAAGTGACGCCGCTGCGCAAGGAAGTGGAGCCCGCGCCTGCCGCGCCGCGCCCCAAGCCGCGCGCGCGCATGGCCGAGCGCGACGACGCCGAAGCGGCCGGTGAGTTCGCCCGGCTGCTGCGCGACAACACTCCCCTCGAAGCGGGCGACGTTGCCAGCTATCGGCGCGACAACCTGCCGCCACGCCTGTTCCAGCGCTTGAAGCGCGGGCAGTACTCGGTGCAGGACGAACTGGACCTGCATGGCGCCACTGCCGCGCAGGCCGAGACGATGCTGCGCCAGTTCCTGCTGGAGGCGCACGCCCACGAGTACGGCTGCGTGCGCATCATCCACGGCAAGGGCCTGCAGTCCGATGGCAGTGCGCCCGTGTTGAAGAACCTGGTGGACCGGCTGTTGCGCCTGCGCAACGACGTGCTGGCGTTCCATTCCGCCCCAACCGGGCAAGGTGGCACCGGCGCAGTGCTGGTGCTGCTGGCGCGGCGCTGA
- the surE gene encoding 5'/3'-nucleotidase SurE → MRILVSNDDGVDAAGIRMLASVLREAGHEVTVVAPDRDRSGASNSLTLDLPIRLKRIDHYTVSVAGTPTDCVHLALTGLLEFEPDIVVSGINNAANLGDDVIYSGTVSAAMEGRFLGLPAVAVSLVTRNHDPKHFETAARAAVEIVARLKADPLPADTILNVNVPDLPWSEVKGFEVTRLGNRHRAEGCIAQKDPRGNEVYWIGPAGREQDSGPGTDFHAVRTGHISITPIQVDLTRYQALEKVASWVGGLTAALDQPA, encoded by the coding sequence ATGCGCATCCTGGTCAGCAATGATGACGGTGTCGACGCGGCAGGCATCCGGATGCTTGCGTCCGTGCTGCGCGAGGCCGGGCACGAAGTCACGGTGGTCGCACCCGACCGCGACCGCTCCGGCGCCAGCAATTCGCTGACCCTGGATCTGCCGATCCGGCTCAAGCGCATCGACCACTACACCGTGTCGGTGGCCGGCACGCCTACCGATTGCGTGCATCTTGCGCTGACCGGCCTGCTGGAGTTCGAGCCTGACATTGTCGTGTCCGGTATCAACAACGCCGCCAACCTCGGCGACGACGTGATCTATTCCGGCACCGTGTCGGCGGCGATGGAAGGTCGTTTCCTCGGCCTGCCCGCTGTCGCAGTGTCGCTGGTGACCCGCAACCACGACCCGAAGCATTTCGAGACGGCGGCGCGTGCCGCGGTGGAGATCGTTGCCCGGCTGAAGGCCGATCCGCTGCCGGCCGACACCATCCTCAACGTCAATGTGCCGGACCTGCCGTGGAGCGAGGTCAAGGGCTTCGAAGTCACCCGCCTGGGCAATCGCCATCGCGCCGAAGGCTGCATCGCGCAGAAAGACCCGCGCGGCAACGAGGTGTACTGGATCGGTCCGGCCGGCCGCGAGCAGGACTCCGGCCCGGGCACTGATTTCCATGCGGTGCGCACCGGCCACATTTCGATCACCCCGATCCAGGTCGACCTGACCCGCTACCAGGCGCTGGAAAAGGTCGCCAGCTGGGTCGGCGGCCTTACCGCCGCGCTGGACCAGCCGGCATGA